From Nitrospinota bacterium:
GAATTTGATCCGTTTGGCTCCCGACGCAACCAGCTGCTCAATTTGTTTCTTCGTGTCGTCCTGTTCAAAATAGCGGACTTTCTTGTCCAGAGCGGATAAGCAGAACGAGCAGAGGTAAGGACAGCCTCTTGAAGTCTCAAGATACGCGATACGATTTTTTAAATGCGGGTAATCTTCCTCAAGGTAAGGAGGAACCAACTCCGGCAAATCCACTCCATAGGTGTTCCAGCGGTCCAACACGTCCTTTGGCGGGTTTTCGTTACGCTGTTGATACTGAAGAAACTCGACCCACTTGTTCTCGCCTTCCCCTGAGATGACGGTGTATTGATCCGACAATTCTTTTTCAAACGAGACTTCCGGTCCGCCGATGACGATTTTCAGTTCCGGGTTCTGTTTTCTCAACCGCTCGATCAATTCGAAACTTTGATGGCGGTTCCAGATATAGATGCTGAGTCCCAGAATATCAGGCTGGCGTTGTTGAATCTCGGCGGCGATTTTCCAGACGGGTTGATTGATAACGAATTCATGAATCCAGACATTTTGATAGCCTGCAGTCCGGGCCGCATTCCTTAGGTATCTCAAACTCAGGGCGGTCTGAATGAATTTAGCGTTGAGGGTAATGAGGCCGATGGATCGTTTCATAGGAGTTGTACAGGGGCCTCTGGAAGTTGATATCTTATGGCTTTTGCAATCGCCAATCCCTTTTTTAAAGGGGCTGGCTCATAGTTAAAGTTAAATTTTTGGAACGTTTTCAATTATAAAGCAAGGGGCAGGGCGATACGGAGAAAACTTCGCGATTATTTTCGTTGGCACACTTTACAGTAAAATGTCGATCTTCCGGAATGGACGGCCCGCACGATGGGAGTTTTGCAATCGGGGCAGGGCTGGTTTTCTTTTCCGTATACGGACAAATTCACCGCATAGTAGCCGGGAGTGTTGTCGGCGCTGAAGAAATCGCGCAACGTGGTGCCACCGGATGCGATGCTGTTGTTCAGGATGTCTTGTAGAGAGGGAATCAATTGTTTCCACTCGGCAAGAGTGATTTTCCCTGCGTGGCGCATAGGTTTGATCTTCGCCTGGAATAGGGATTCGCAGGCATAGATATTACCCACACCCGTGATGCGTTTGGAATCCATGAGAAAGGATTTGATCGGCGCCTTTCGGTTTTTGGCCATTAATTTTAACGCTTTTGGGGTGGTTGTTTCACCATCCAGAGGGTCCAGGCCCAGATGGTTCAGAAGCGGGTGGCC
This genomic window contains:
- the mutM gene encoding bifunctional DNA-formamidopyrimidine glycosylase/DNA-(apurinic or apyrimidinic site) lyase, with amino-acid sequence MPELPEVETLRRALLPLVKSKTLLQLKFFRKDIRFPIPQQKLLEELTGKIISDITRRGKYLLVHAPTGAMLLHLGMSGRVVRHPSLEPVEKHTHAIFHFEPDVYLHFIDPRRFGCILWAPNHEGHPLLNHLGLDPLDGETTTPKALKLMAKNRKAPIKSFLMDSKRITGVGNIYACESLFQAKIKPMRHAGKITLAEWKQLIPSLQDILNNSIASGGTTLRDFFSADNTPGYYAVNLSVYGKENQPCPDCKTPIVRAVHSGRSTFYCKVCQRK